Below is a window of Desulfovermiculus halophilus DSM 18834 DNA.
CAGGGGGCCATTTCAACGACAAAAGGGCCCTTGCGGGCCCTTTGCCTGCCGGCATTCCTCTTCGCTTGATTTGCAAGGCAAAACGAAACTTTGGGTAACTGTTCCGCCGCATGGGAAGCGCAAGATGCGCATCACATCAGGGGCTCTTGGACACAGAAAGTGGAATTGCCTACATAGGAGTTTGCCGTCTCTTCTGTGTGCCGTGAGCGGCAGGCCCGCACATTTTCTTGGTCCCGCCAAAAGGGGGAAACCAGGCACTCACATGCATGATATGCTCAGTCCATCTGAAGGCAATGTCCATCATGTGAGTGCCTGGAGGGGGCAGGGATCCCCCCTTTGGCGGGGTATAGAAAATACCGGGCCGAAAGTGGGCACACAGAAGAGATGGCAAACTCCAAAAATCCACAGGCTGCGGCGAAGAACCACATCATGCCCTTTGAGCACACACCCTTACGGTGGGGTCTGAACAAAAAAACGACCAAAAAATCGTCCTTATTCCAGCTCCGGCTGCAAGACCCTACTCTTCCCAGGAGATGCATTCCACTGGGCAGGAATCCATGGCCTCTTGGATGTCGTCCTCCGGGCCGCCTTCGGGCTTGATCACATAGGCCTTTTCCGTATCCGCGTCAAAGGCGAACACCTCGGGGCAGATCTCCACACAGCTCTCGCATCCAATGCACTCTTCCTGATCCAACACAACTTTCTTGCTCATGTCGCCTCCGGAGAATAAAGGGTTCTTCGATCTTGTCGGTGAATGTTACCGCATTTCTCGATTCTGCTCGTCGACAAAGACCAGCCTGGGCTCGTGCCCATCCAGCTCGTCCCGGTTCAGCCAAGTGTACGCGGCAATGATAACCTTGTGCCCTGCCCGCCCCTTGAGAGCCGCAGCACCGTTGAGGCCGATCTCCCCCTGGTTGCCGACAATGGCATAGGTGGTCAGCCGATTGCCGTTGGTCACATTGTACACGTCCACCTGCTCATTGGGCAATATGCCGGATGCCTCCATCAGCTTGGGGCAAATGGCTATGCTTCCCACATAGTCGACATCGGCAAAGGTAATCGTTGCCCGATGAATCTTGGCCTGTAAAAAACACCGCATTGCCATTTTATCATCCTTGAATCAGCATGTTATCGATAAGTCTGGCCGAGCCCACATGCACAGCCACAGCAGCCAGAACCTGGGAATCGATTCGATCCACCGGGGTCAGTTCCCAGGGATGGACGAAGTGCACATAATCAATGCGTCCAGACGGTATGTTCCGGGCATAGTAGTCTTCCAGCCGCGATTTGAGCTTCGCGGTCCCGGTTTCCCCATCCCGGACCCAATCCTGGATGTATTGCAGACCGGCATAGATATGGGCAGCCTGTCTCCGCTCCTGGTCGCTGAGATACGCATTTCTGGAGCTCATGGCCAGGCCGTCCTCTTCCCGGACGATTGGTCGTCCAACAATCTGCACCGGAAGATTCAGATCTCTGGCCATACGGGTGATGACCACCATCTGCTGCCAGTCTTTTTGGCCGAAAACCGCTGTATGCGGCAGGGCCATATTCAGCAGCTTGCAGACCACGGTACACACCCCGCGGAAGAAATGCGGCCTGCTCTGCCCGCACAAATAGGTGCTCAAACCGGGCACGTCCACCCAGGTATCGTGATTGGGGCTGTAAACCTCATCCGCTTGGGGAGTGAACAGGATGTCCACCCCGGATTCCCGGGCCAAGTCCTGGTCCCTCTCCAGGTCGCGGGGATAGCGGTCCAGGTCTTCGGCTGGACCGAATTGTGCGGGGTTGACGAACAGACTGACCAGAACAGTGTCCGCATTCTCCCGGGCCCAGCGCATGAGGCTCAAATGTCCTTCATGAAAGTAGCCCATAGTCGGGACCAAGGCAGTGACCCGTCCGGAACAGCGAAGATCAAGGCACTGGTTTTGGAACGCATGTACTGAACTGAGAACCTGCATGTTTCCTTCCTGTCAAGGGGTCTCGCGCCGCTTCAGGCCGCCGGCAATCAGTTGATCCGGGAAAGTGTCCCCGGATCATATCCCACCTGAACCAAAGTCAGGCCTCTGGCCGGAGCTGTAGCCGGACCCAAGCGGCGGTCCCTGCTTTCCAAAAGAGAACGCAACTGGCCGATACCCATCTTTCCCCTGCCCACAGCCACCAAGGCCCCCATGAGGTTACGGACCATCTGCTTGACAAAGCCGTTGGCTGTGAAGCTGCAGTCAATCCGGCGGTCTCTGTCCCTTATTTCAACATCATGCAAGCGACGTACCGTATGAGCCACCGGTGTACCGGCGTTCTGAAAAGCGGCAAAGTCATGCTCGCCCCGGATGACTTCAGCAGCCTCCCGCAGGGGAGCGGCTTCCACTCCGGGCATCCACCAGACAAAGGGCCGATCCTGGGGCAATACATATTCCGGATGGGTCCACAGGGAGTACACGTACTCCTTTTCCCGGGCCGAATACTGGGCATGGAATCCGGGGTGGACATATTGTGCCTCCCGTACGGCAATATCCTCGGGAAGCATACGGTTCAAGGCCCGGACCCAGGGCACATCACACCGCTTTTGGGGAACATCGGCGTGGGCCACCTGGCCCAGGGCATGCACCCCGGAGTCTGTTCGGCCTGAACCGTGAACCACAACCTTCTGGGAACAGATTGTGGACAGGGCATCCTGCAGGCAGCCCTGCACTGTACGTGTCCCGGGCTGAACTTGCCAACCCTGGAAATGAGTGCCAGTATAGGCCACAATCAGTTTCAAACGGGGCATGAGCTTCAGGTGCCCTTATTTTTCCAACCTGTCAAGGATATCTGCATAATGACCGCCACACGCAACATCTATCTGCAAACAGTGCCGATTGAGCAGGCAATCGAGGAAATAAAGTCCCGCATAGACCGCACCGCCCTGGCCGGCACCGA
It encodes the following:
- the truA gene encoding tRNA pseudouridine(38-40) synthase TruA; the protein is MPRLKLIVAYTGTHFQGWQVQPGTRTVQGCLQDALSTICSQKVVVHGSGRTDSGVHALGQVAHADVPQKRCDVPWVRALNRMLPEDIAVREAQYVHPGFHAQYSAREKEYVYSLWTHPEYVLPQDRPFVWWMPGVEAAPLREAAEVIRGEHDFAAFQNAGTPVAHTVRRLHDVEIRDRDRRIDCSFTANGFVKQMVRNLMGALVAVGRGKMGIGQLRSLLESRDRRLGPATAPARGLTLVQVGYDPGTLSRIN
- the panD gene encoding aspartate 1-decarboxylase codes for the protein MAMRCFLQAKIHRATITFADVDYVGSIAICPKLMEASGILPNEQVDVYNVTNGNRLTTYAIVGNQGEIGLNGAAALKGRAGHKVIIAAYTWLNRDELDGHEPRLVFVDEQNREMR
- the panC gene encoding pantoate--beta-alanine ligase, with amino-acid sequence MQVLSSVHAFQNQCLDLRCSGRVTALVPTMGYFHEGHLSLMRWARENADTVLVSLFVNPAQFGPAEDLDRYPRDLERDQDLARESGVDILFTPQADEVYSPNHDTWVDVPGLSTYLCGQSRPHFFRGVCTVVCKLLNMALPHTAVFGQKDWQQMVVITRMARDLNLPVQIVGRPIVREEDGLAMSSRNAYLSDQERRQAAHIYAGLQYIQDWVRDGETGTAKLKSRLEDYYARNIPSGRIDYVHFVHPWELTPVDRIDSQVLAAVAVHVGSARLIDNMLIQG
- a CDS encoding ferredoxin, whose translation is MSKKVVLDQEECIGCESCVEICPEVFAFDADTEKAYVIKPEGGPEDDIQEAMDSCPVECISWEE